One region of Trinickia violacea genomic DNA includes:
- a CDS encoding acyl-CoA dehydrogenase family protein — translation MSDTTDAVREICAAITKRVDRAYVAECGLKNAFPQKLWDLWVDTGLLAMGLPEEYGGAGGSLHDIVLALDLLHREALLLPVAVPNFMSREPLLRHASEAQKRRYLPPTATGEEFFSFGITEPDSGTNTFKIKTTAIRQPDGTYLLNGQKTFQTAFVESAHCLLVARTSPLDAANRKHGISLFIVDTKLPGISATPMNIGMYLPEKNYQTYFDNVVLPADALVGEEGRGLNILFDSLNSERLLVAAMNVGQADYVLKRAADYAKIRAPFDTPIGAYQSIQHPMARAKTYVESARTMLYVACEKHDRGDPVGLEANMVKILSSEAFKMAAEIAMTTFGGAGVDASQDILPFYIAAQNNTVAPVNNQIVLSYIAEKALGLPKSY, via the coding sequence ATGTCAGATACGACCGATGCGGTTCGCGAAATTTGCGCCGCCATCACCAAGCGCGTCGACCGCGCGTATGTCGCCGAATGCGGGCTCAAGAATGCATTCCCGCAGAAGTTATGGGACCTGTGGGTCGACACCGGCCTGCTCGCGATGGGTTTGCCCGAGGAGTACGGCGGCGCGGGAGGCTCGCTGCACGACATCGTGCTCGCCCTCGACCTGCTGCACCGGGAGGCGCTGCTGCTGCCTGTCGCAGTGCCCAACTTCATGTCGCGTGAGCCTCTGCTGCGCCACGCCAGCGAGGCACAGAAGCGGCGCTATCTGCCGCCCACGGCCACCGGCGAGGAGTTCTTCAGCTTCGGCATCACCGAGCCCGATTCGGGCACCAACACGTTCAAGATCAAGACCACGGCGATCCGACAGCCCGACGGAACCTATCTGCTCAACGGACAGAAGACCTTCCAGACCGCCTTCGTCGAGTCGGCGCACTGCCTGCTCGTCGCGCGAACCTCGCCGCTCGACGCCGCGAACAGAAAGCATGGCATCTCGCTGTTCATCGTCGACACCAAGCTGCCGGGCATCTCGGCTACGCCGATGAACATCGGCATGTACCTGCCGGAAAAGAACTACCAGACCTACTTCGACAACGTCGTGCTGCCGGCCGACGCGCTGGTCGGCGAGGAAGGGCGCGGGCTCAATATTCTCTTCGACTCGCTCAATTCGGAGCGTCTGCTGGTGGCGGCCATGAACGTCGGGCAAGCCGATTACGTGCTGAAGCGGGCGGCGGACTACGCCAAGATTCGCGCACCGTTCGACACGCCGATCGGCGCCTACCAGTCGATCCAGCACCCGATGGCGCGAGCCAAGACCTACGTCGAGTCGGCCCGCACGATGCTCTACGTTGCCTGCGAAAAACATGACCGGGGCGACCCGGTCGGGCTCGAAGCCAACATGGTGAAGATTCTGTCGTCGGAGGCGTTCAAGATGGCGGCCGAAATCGCGATGACCACGTTCGGCGGCGCGGGTGTCGATGCAAGCCAGGACATCCTGCCCTTCTACATCGCCGCGCAGAACAACACGGTGGCGCCCGTGAACAACCAGATCGTGCTGAGCTACATCGCCGAGAAGGCGCTCGGGCTGCCCAAGTCGTACTGA
- a CDS encoding FAS1-like dehydratase domain-containing protein — MDDSTRKRTGPATGTYEQGKAMLGQRSPVNFGTHPVSEVRIAQFCTVIEDGNLSYWNAAASARLWGRPVAPPAMLQSWTLPLPWLPDREVGPDFMLMKLPLPGSSIINVSTETVYHRPVYIGETLNFWDVATELSEQKETRLGIGHFVTTVATYQSEAGETVATCTNVQFRFEPRSA, encoded by the coding sequence ATGGACGATTCCACGCGCAAGCGCACTGGCCCGGCGACCGGCACCTACGAGCAAGGCAAGGCGATGCTGGGCCAGCGCTCGCCAGTCAATTTCGGTACGCATCCTGTCAGTGAAGTGCGTATCGCGCAGTTTTGCACGGTGATCGAGGACGGCAACCTGTCTTATTGGAATGCCGCGGCCTCGGCGCGGCTGTGGGGCCGGCCCGTGGCGCCTCCGGCGATGCTGCAGAGCTGGACACTGCCGCTGCCGTGGCTGCCCGACCGCGAGGTCGGCCCCGACTTCATGCTGATGAAGCTCCCCTTGCCCGGAAGCAGCATCATCAACGTATCCACCGAAACGGTCTATCACCGCCCGGTATACATCGGCGAAACGCTGAACTTCTGGGACGTCGCGACCGAGCTCTCCGAGCAGAAAGAAACGCGGCTCGGCATCGGCCACTTCGTCACGACAGTGGCGACCTATCAGAGCGAGGCAGGCGAGACGGTCGCGACCTGCACCAATGTCCAGTTCCGCTTTGAGCCGAGGAGCGCATGA
- a CDS encoding DUF1329 domain-containing protein has translation MISKTRFVPAVLALVFASSAFAAVSQEEAKQLGGSVLTVFGAERAGDKDGTIPAYDGKGIAPPSDWDPKEPGRRPDPFHEKPLFSITAQNWQKYADKLTEFQQELFKRYPDYRMDVYPTHRSFVFPKYVLDNTLKNATACKTADNGLRLEGCYAGVPFPIPKTGNEVMWNHLLFYGTPSNYESARTWNVPASGAPFLATGHHGYEAFPIYDPNRKTPLEDRDIYWRVRLDEYAPARMAGEKVVLSNAIDPDRREAYQYLPGQRRVKLSPDLAYDTPSPSSGGVGTIDDAKLFMGPQDRFDFKLIGKTEKYLAYNTFGATDYKTCPEDKLVSTKHFPNPDCTRWELHRVWEVDATLKPQFRHIYHKRTFYFDEDSWGAGFTESYDASGNLYRGVYNNFFPYWEKDGGDDGTIVILDLANGAYVAQGTVGVPGAGYWPVEPKSNVFFSPDALAGEGIR, from the coding sequence ATGATCAGCAAGACGCGCTTTGTGCCAGCGGTTTTGGCTTTGGTATTCGCCAGCTCGGCTTTCGCCGCCGTGAGCCAGGAAGAGGCGAAGCAGCTGGGCGGTTCGGTTCTGACGGTGTTTGGCGCGGAAAGAGCCGGCGACAAGGATGGGACCATTCCTGCATATGACGGCAAGGGCATTGCGCCCCCCAGCGATTGGGACCCCAAGGAGCCAGGACGCCGTCCGGATCCGTTTCACGAAAAACCCTTGTTCTCGATCACTGCGCAAAATTGGCAAAAGTATGCGGACAAGCTGACCGAGTTCCAGCAGGAATTATTCAAACGGTATCCGGACTACCGGATGGATGTGTATCCAACGCACCGGTCGTTTGTCTTTCCGAAGTACGTGCTCGACAACACCTTGAAGAACGCCACTGCCTGCAAGACGGCTGATAACGGGCTGCGCTTGGAAGGTTGCTACGCGGGTGTCCCGTTTCCGATTCCGAAGACCGGCAACGAGGTCATGTGGAACCACCTGTTGTTCTACGGCACGCCGTCGAACTACGAAAGTGCGCGCACGTGGAACGTCCCCGCGTCCGGGGCGCCATTTCTGGCCACTGGGCATCACGGCTATGAGGCTTTCCCCATTTACGATCCCAATAGGAAGACGCCGCTCGAGGACAGAGACATCTACTGGCGCGTGCGACTCGACGAGTACGCGCCGGCACGCATGGCGGGCGAGAAGGTGGTGTTGAGTAATGCGATCGACCCTGATCGCCGCGAAGCGTATCAATACTTGCCTGGCCAGCGTCGCGTCAAGCTGTCGCCCGACTTGGCCTACGATACCCCCTCACCGAGTTCCGGAGGTGTGGGCACAATCGACGACGCCAAGCTTTTTATGGGGCCTCAAGACCGATTTGACTTCAAATTGATCGGCAAGACGGAAAAATACCTCGCCTACAACACATTCGGTGCGACGGACTACAAAACCTGTCCCGAAGACAAGCTGGTCAGCACAAAACACTTCCCGAATCCTGATTGCACGCGTTGGGAGTTGCACCGGGTCTGGGAGGTCGACGCCACACTGAAGCCGCAATTCCGTCACATCTACCACAAGCGCACGTTTTATTTCGATGAGGATAGCTGGGGCGCCGGATTCACGGAAAGCTACGATGCCTCCGGCAATCTTTATCGCGGCGTGTACAACAATTTCTTCCCTTATTGGGAAAAAGACGGCGGTGACGACGGCACCATCGTCATCCTCGACCTCGCAAACGGAGCGTACGTAGCGCAAGGAACCGTCGGCGTGCCGG
- a CDS encoding acetyl-CoA C-acyltransferase family protein encodes MQGQRQRDVVIVGGVRTAIGKFAGGLKDFPPTELGALVIRHALARAGIDGDHVGHVVFGNVIATEPKDFYLARVAALGGGVSQETPALTVNRLCGSGLQAILSAAQTIMLGDADVAIGGGAENMSRAPYISTAARFGARMGDTRLIDAMLGALTDPIHDIHMGLTAENVAQRFDITREQQDALAVESHRRAQRAIVEGRFKEQIVPVTYRAKGREIVVDTDEHVRHDLDPGELSSLRPAFSKDNGTVTAGNASGINDGAAAVVLMARETAETRGIAPLARLVSYAHAGVDPRYMGIGPVPATRLALQRANLRIEDLDVIEANEAFAAQACAVMQGLQLDPARVNPNGSGISLGHPIGATGAIITVKALHELKRIGGRYALVTMCIGGGQGIAAVFENLRHAQ; translated from the coding sequence ATGCAAGGTCAACGGCAAAGGGACGTGGTGATCGTGGGCGGCGTTCGAACGGCGATAGGGAAGTTCGCCGGCGGCCTCAAGGATTTTCCACCGACGGAACTTGGTGCATTGGTTATCCGTCACGCGCTAGCACGTGCTGGAATCGATGGCGATCACGTGGGGCATGTCGTTTTCGGCAACGTGATTGCGACTGAGCCGAAGGATTTCTATCTCGCGCGGGTCGCCGCACTCGGCGGGGGCGTCTCTCAGGAGACACCGGCTCTTACCGTCAACCGCCTTTGCGGTTCCGGCTTGCAGGCGATTCTCTCCGCGGCACAAACGATCATGCTGGGCGATGCCGACGTTGCGATCGGCGGAGGCGCCGAAAACATGAGCCGCGCACCCTATATCTCGACTGCCGCGCGTTTCGGAGCTCGAATGGGCGATACGCGGCTCATCGATGCAATGCTCGGCGCACTGACCGACCCGATCCATGACATCCACATGGGGTTGACTGCGGAGAACGTCGCCCAGAGGTTCGACATTACGCGGGAGCAACAGGATGCGCTGGCCGTTGAATCGCATCGGCGTGCGCAGCGTGCGATCGTCGAGGGCCGTTTCAAGGAGCAGATCGTTCCGGTGACCTACAGGGCCAAGGGACGCGAGATCGTCGTCGATACCGATGAGCACGTTCGACACGATCTTGATCCCGGCGAGCTGTCCTCACTTCGCCCCGCGTTCAGCAAGGACAATGGAACGGTCACGGCCGGCAATGCGTCAGGCATCAACGACGGGGCGGCTGCCGTGGTCCTGATGGCCCGCGAGACAGCCGAAACGCGCGGCATTGCGCCCCTTGCGCGGCTGGTCTCGTACGCGCACGCCGGCGTCGATCCGCGATACATGGGAATAGGACCTGTGCCCGCGACACGGCTGGCGCTGCAACGCGCGAACCTGCGCATCGAGGATCTCGACGTGATCGAGGCAAACGAAGCCTTCGCTGCACAAGCATGCGCCGTCATGCAGGGACTGCAGCTCGATCCGGCAAGGGTGAACCCCAACGGTTCGGGCATTTCGCTCGGTCATCCGATCGGCGCGACGGGCGCCATCATTACCGTCAAGGCTCTGCATGAACTGAAGCGCATCGGCGGACGCTATGCGTTGGTGACCATGTGCATCGGCGGAGGGCAGGGGATCGCGGCAGTCTTCGAAAACCTGCGACACGCGCAATAG
- the gloB gene encoding hydroxyacylglutathione hydrolase codes for MREIFAIPAFHDNYIWVIRKGMSAAVVDPGDAGPVKEAITRLGLTLTAILTTHHHADHVGGVDELLASWPVPVYGPAAESINVVDHPVTHGDRVRLPDVDVDFVVLDVGGHTLGHIAYSGQGALFCGDTLFAGGCGRIFEGTASQMWNSLTRLATLPGDTQVYCAHEYTAANLRFALAVEPANAALQQRAQAVDQLRAAGLPTVPSTIAVELETNPFLRVKSPEVIAAAVGYSGGELLGDAEVFSALRDWKNVF; via the coding sequence ATGAGAGAAATCTTTGCCATACCGGCCTTCCACGACAACTACATCTGGGTGATTCGCAAAGGCATGTCCGCCGCCGTTGTCGACCCGGGGGACGCTGGCCCTGTGAAAGAGGCGATTACGCGTCTCGGTCTGACGCTGACCGCCATCTTGACGACCCATCATCACGCTGATCATGTCGGAGGCGTCGATGAGCTACTGGCGTCGTGGCCTGTGCCCGTGTATGGACCCGCCGCCGAATCGATCAACGTGGTCGACCATCCAGTCACTCACGGGGACCGCGTGCGCTTGCCCGATGTCGACGTCGACTTCGTCGTATTGGACGTCGGCGGACACACGCTCGGACACATCGCGTATAGCGGGCAGGGCGCGCTCTTTTGCGGCGACACGCTTTTTGCCGGTGGGTGCGGCCGCATTTTCGAGGGTACCGCGTCCCAGATGTGGAATTCGCTCACGCGGCTCGCGACGCTGCCGGGGGATACCCAGGTTTACTGCGCGCATGAATATACCGCCGCGAATTTGCGTTTCGCGCTGGCCGTCGAACCCGCCAACGCGGCGCTCCAGCAGCGTGCACAAGCCGTGGATCAACTGCGTGCGGCAGGCCTGCCGACCGTACCTAGCACCATCGCGGTCGAACTGGAAACGAATCCTTTCTTGCGTGTGAAGTCGCCGGAAGTCATTGCCGCGGCAGTGGGATACAGCGGCGGCGAGTTGCTCGGCGACGCTGAAGTGTTTTCGGCTCTGCGGGACTGGAAGAACGTGTTCTGA
- a CDS encoding indolepyruvate ferredoxin oxidoreductase family protein, with translation MTKSVTTLEDKYLLETGRVFISSNQALVRLPLDQARRDRRAGLNTTGYISGYRGSPLGVYDAALWGAQKLLDQHAIRFQPGLNEELAATAVRGTQELDWFGKSAYQGVFGLWYGKGLGVDRACESLKLGNLEGSSAYGGVLAVAGDDHGGKSSASAHQSEHTLIAGFLPVLYPSTIREILEFGTFGWALSRFSGLYVGLKCVTDTLDLAASVELPDAYRTFAPPSDIELPPEGLNLRPKLPPLVQEDWVVNKRLPAAAAFVRANGIDRTVMDSPRRNLSIVGAGKAYLDLRQALSDLGLDEERCRTLGIRVYKPGMIWPLERENAVAFAQDSRVVLVVEEKRPLIEEQMARYLYGVSAERRPALVGKQDQRGAPLLPLNGELTAAAIRRAIRVTLEQFGLADPDIVSRADQLALLEQRATTVGGSTYRPPFYCSGCPHNTSTKVPDGSMAISAVGCHGLAAYVMPERRTMQPMPMGGDGMPWVSVGPLVDVPHIFQNVGDGTYSHSGILAIRAAVAAKANMTFKILYNDAVAMTGGQPIEADIGPVDIVKQLVAEGVWPVLLVTDDPQKFAGMKLPDGVDVHHRDRLDALQCDLREGKGVSAIVYEQTCATEKRRRRKRGNYPDPDKRVFINPDVCEGCGDCSVQSNCVSIQPRDTEFGRKRTIDQSTCNKDFSCVKGFCPSFVTVTGAKVARRAGVDDGKFAAQIAALPEPKQVAVDQREYNLLVAGIGGTGVLTVGALIGMAAHLEGKGCSILDMTGMAQKGGAVTSHIRIGAHPDGIQNSRLGVGMTDLLLACDMIVASSPDVLKTSRPGACNAVLNTDVTPTGEFQRNRDLEIDAGQLESTIRAGLGGGDISVFHATRLATELTGDSIATNMLMIGYAAQKGWLPVSTASLEQAIRLNGTFVEGNLRTFALGRLAAHAPEVLAAEPRAGEDISPLKTVDDVVESRKRLLAAYQSAAYAERYETFVRDIRRRVDARKLDGTERFVREVALTLARLMAYKDEYEVARLHSDPKFWNRLHTQFSGDFKVTFHLAPPMLTRRRSATGHPEKRAFGQWMLPVFRVLRSFKGLRGTPFDPFGHTQERKMERQLIDEYRELIDTAVDKLAEHNVPAAIELARAPSEIRGYGHVKLAAFEAWRTRKAQLLAALDARAPAPLKSGKIHVIAAAR, from the coding sequence ATGACAAAGAGCGTAACGACACTGGAAGACAAGTATCTGCTGGAGACCGGCCGCGTCTTCATCTCGTCGAACCAGGCATTGGTGAGATTGCCTCTGGACCAGGCACGCCGGGATCGCCGTGCAGGCCTCAATACCACGGGATACATATCGGGCTATCGTGGATCGCCGTTGGGCGTGTACGACGCGGCCCTTTGGGGCGCGCAAAAACTGCTCGATCAGCACGCGATCCGTTTCCAGCCCGGCCTGAACGAAGAGCTCGCCGCTACTGCGGTGCGCGGCACTCAGGAACTCGATTGGTTCGGCAAATCAGCTTATCAGGGCGTATTCGGACTCTGGTACGGCAAAGGGCTCGGCGTCGATCGCGCGTGTGAATCGCTCAAGCTCGGCAATCTCGAAGGGTCGTCCGCCTATGGCGGGGTTCTCGCGGTGGCAGGAGACGATCATGGCGGGAAATCTTCCGCCAGTGCGCATCAATCGGAACACACGCTGATAGCCGGCTTCCTGCCGGTGCTCTATCCGTCGACGATCCGCGAAATCCTCGAGTTCGGCACGTTCGGTTGGGCACTATCGCGATTCAGCGGGCTCTATGTCGGACTGAAATGCGTCACCGACACGCTCGACCTTGCCGCATCGGTCGAATTGCCCGATGCCTATCGCACCTTCGCACCGCCCAGCGATATCGAGCTGCCGCCCGAGGGGCTCAATCTCAGGCCGAAACTGCCTCCGCTCGTCCAGGAGGACTGGGTCGTCAACAAGCGCCTTCCGGCAGCCGCCGCCTTCGTGCGCGCCAACGGAATCGACCGGACGGTCATGGATTCGCCCCGCCGGAACCTTTCCATCGTCGGCGCAGGAAAGGCCTATCTGGATCTGCGCCAGGCATTGTCCGACCTCGGTCTCGACGAGGAGCGCTGCCGTACGCTGGGAATCCGCGTCTACAAGCCAGGGATGATCTGGCCGCTCGAACGAGAGAACGCCGTAGCGTTCGCGCAAGACAGCCGGGTCGTCCTGGTGGTCGAGGAAAAACGGCCCCTCATTGAGGAACAAATGGCCCGTTACCTCTACGGGGTGAGCGCCGAGCGCAGACCGGCCCTGGTGGGCAAGCAGGACCAGCGAGGGGCCCCGCTGCTCCCGCTCAACGGCGAACTTACGGCAGCCGCAATCCGTCGCGCGATCAGGGTCACACTCGAACAATTCGGTCTGGCCGACCCTGACATCGTGTCGCGAGCCGATCAATTGGCCCTTCTCGAGCAGCGCGCAACGACGGTGGGCGGGAGCACCTATCGACCGCCCTTTTATTGCTCCGGTTGCCCCCATAACACCAGTACGAAAGTGCCCGACGGCAGCATGGCGATCAGCGCCGTCGGATGTCACGGCCTCGCGGCTTACGTGATGCCTGAACGGCGGACCATGCAACCGATGCCGATGGGCGGCGACGGCATGCCGTGGGTGTCGGTCGGCCCGCTCGTCGATGTCCCGCATATTTTCCAGAACGTGGGGGACGGAACCTACTCGCATTCGGGCATTCTCGCGATTCGGGCCGCAGTCGCCGCCAAGGCGAACATGACGTTCAAGATCCTCTATAACGACGCGGTGGCGATGACAGGCGGGCAACCCATCGAAGCCGATATCGGACCGGTCGACATCGTCAAGCAACTAGTCGCCGAAGGCGTGTGGCCGGTGCTGCTGGTCACGGACGATCCGCAAAAATTCGCGGGCATGAAGCTTCCCGACGGGGTCGACGTGCATCATCGGGATCGCCTGGATGCACTTCAGTGCGACTTGCGCGAAGGCAAGGGCGTATCGGCGATCGTGTATGAACAGACCTGTGCCACAGAAAAGCGGCGGCGCCGCAAGCGCGGAAACTATCCCGACCCCGACAAGCGCGTGTTTATCAACCCCGATGTCTGCGAAGGCTGCGGCGACTGTTCCGTTCAATCGAATTGCGTCAGCATTCAGCCGCGCGACACCGAGTTCGGCCGCAAGAGAACGATCGATCAATCCACCTGCAACAAGGATTTCAGTTGCGTCAAGGGCTTCTGCCCGTCATTCGTCACTGTCACCGGCGCGAAGGTTGCGCGGCGCGCCGGCGTCGACGACGGCAAGTTCGCCGCGCAGATTGCCGCCCTGCCCGAACCGAAACAGGTCGCCGTCGACCAGCGCGAATACAACCTGCTCGTCGCCGGCATCGGCGGCACCGGCGTGCTCACGGTTGGCGCGCTGATCGGCATGGCGGCGCATCTCGAGGGTAAAGGCTGCTCGATTCTCGATATGACGGGCATGGCGCAAAAAGGCGGTGCCGTGACCAGCCACATCCGGATCGGCGCTCATCCCGACGGCATTCAGAATTCGCGCCTTGGCGTAGGCATGACCGACCTGCTTCTCGCTTGCGACATGATCGTTGCATCGAGCCCGGACGTGCTGAAGACCTCAAGACCCGGTGCATGCAATGCGGTGCTCAACACGGATGTCACGCCGACCGGCGAGTTCCAGCGCAACCGCGATCTCGAGATCGACGCTGGACAGCTCGAATCCACCATCCGTGCAGGACTTGGCGGCGGCGACATATCGGTCTTCCACGCGACCCGCCTGGCGACCGAACTAACCGGCGACAGCATCGCTACCAATATGCTGATGATCGGTTACGCGGCCCAGAAAGGATGGTTGCCTGTCTCGACGGCGTCGCTCGAACAAGCGATACGGCTCAATGGGACGTTTGTCGAAGGGAATCTGCGCACCTTCGCGCTGGGGCGTCTCGCCGCGCACGCGCCCGAGGTGCTCGCAGCCGAGCCGCGCGCTGGCGAAGACATCTCGCCGCTAAAGACCGTCGATGATGTCGTGGAAAGCCGCAAAAGGCTCCTTGCCGCGTATCAGAGCGCTGCTTATGCCGAACGCTACGAAACATTCGTGCGCGACATCCGGCGCCGCGTCGATGCCCGCAAGCTCGACGGCACCGAACGGTTTGTACGTGAAGTCGCGCTCACGCTGGCTCGCCTGATGGCCTACAAGGACGAATACGAAGTGGCTCGCCTGCACTCCGACCCGAAGTTCTGGAATCGTCTGCACACCCAGTTTTCAGGAGACTTCAAGGTCACGTTCCACCTTGCCCCGCCGATGCTCACGCGACGCAGATCGGCAACCGGCCACCCTGAAAAGCGCGCCTTCGGACAATGGATGTTGCCGGTTTTTCGTGTGCTCAGGTCGTTCAAGGGTCTGCGCGGGACACCGTTCGACCCGTTCGGCCATACGCAGGAGCGCAAGATGGAAAGGCAACTCATCGACGAATATCGCGAGCTGATCGACACGGCTGTCGACAAACTGGCTGAACATAACGTGCCTGCCGCCATCGAGCTTGCGCGCGCCCCAAGCGAAATTCGTGGATACGGCCACGTCAAGCTCGCGGCGTTCGAGGCTTGGCGCACGCGCAAGGCGCAGCTGTTAGCCGCCCTGGACGCGCGTGCGCCTGCCCCGCTCAAGTCGGGCAAGATCCACGTGATCGCAGCCGCACGCTGA
- a CDS encoding MaoC/PaaZ C-terminal domain-containing protein — protein sequence MMAVPTDTDITEGLELPQITLTVTYQKVAMTPLATWDLFPGHCDPYYAQRQGQKSIYLNTVVLQGFADRVATDWAGPAAFIARRKMVMKASVYPGDVLTGSGRVVSAAHQGSRRRIELAIVLRTQNATVCDVETTLLLPSRAG from the coding sequence ATGATGGCCGTGCCAACCGATACCGACATCACCGAGGGCCTCGAACTTCCGCAGATCACGTTGACCGTCACCTACCAGAAGGTGGCGATGACGCCGCTCGCGACCTGGGACCTTTTCCCCGGACACTGCGATCCGTACTACGCCCAACGGCAAGGCCAGAAGTCGATCTACCTCAACACGGTCGTGCTGCAAGGCTTCGCCGATCGGGTCGCAACCGACTGGGCCGGGCCTGCCGCCTTCATCGCGCGCCGCAAAATGGTCATGAAAGCCTCGGTGTACCCCGGCGACGTGCTGACCGGCTCGGGCCGCGTGGTCAGCGCGGCCCACCAAGGAAGTCGCCGCCGGATCGAACTTGCGATTGTGCTTCGCACGCAGAACGCGACGGTTTGCGACGTGGAGACCACCCTGTTGTTGCCCTCCCGCGCCGGCTGA
- a CDS encoding electron transfer flavoprotein-ubiquinone oxidoreductase encodes MQEDRISDGYGPRESMEYDVVIVGGGPAGLSAAIRLKQLAAEKGAEIGVCVLEKGSEIGAHILSGAVMDPRALNELIPDWKEKGAPLNVEVTEDRFLFLSEKSAFKTPNWALPENFKNHGNYAISLSNVTRWLGTMAEALGVEIFPGFPAAEVLYREDGSVKGVATGNMGIGRDGEPTENFQLGMELHAKYTLFCQGARGHLGRQLSEKFQLNKDADPQVYGIGIKELWEIDPAKHKPGLVIHTAGWPLDTQTYGGSFLYHIDNNQVMIGFVVGLGYTNPYLSPFEEFQRYKTHPAIRSYLDGGKRVSYGARAITAGGLLSLPKLVFPGGALVGDDAGFLNASRIKGSHAAIKTGMLAAEAAFDAIQAGRQGDELAAYPESFKASWLHGELNRARNFKQWMSKGLYLGTLMVGIEQKVFGGNVPWTLHHQHRDHEMLKPASQCKPIEYPKPDGKLTFDRLSSVFISNTNHEENQPAHLTLKDAGVPVNVNLRTYAGPESRYCPAGVYEFVTGDEGGDRLVINAQNCVHCKTCDIKDPTQNIVWVTPEGGGGPNYSNM; translated from the coding sequence ATGCAGGAAGACAGAATTTCTGACGGATACGGCCCACGCGAGTCGATGGAATACGACGTCGTGATCGTCGGCGGCGGCCCCGCGGGCCTGTCCGCGGCGATCCGCCTGAAGCAGCTCGCGGCGGAAAAAGGCGCGGAAATCGGCGTGTGCGTGCTCGAGAAGGGGTCGGAGATCGGCGCGCACATCCTCTCGGGCGCCGTGATGGACCCGCGCGCCTTGAACGAGCTGATCCCGGACTGGAAGGAAAAAGGCGCGCCGCTCAATGTGGAGGTCACCGAAGACCGGTTCCTGTTCCTCTCCGAGAAGAGCGCCTTCAAGACGCCGAACTGGGCGCTGCCGGAGAACTTCAAGAACCACGGCAACTACGCGATCAGCCTGTCGAACGTGACGCGCTGGCTTGGGACAATGGCCGAGGCGCTCGGCGTGGAGATCTTCCCGGGCTTTCCGGCGGCTGAGGTGCTCTACCGCGAGGACGGCTCGGTCAAGGGCGTCGCCACGGGCAACATGGGCATTGGCCGCGACGGCGAGCCGACCGAGAACTTCCAGCTCGGCATGGAGCTGCACGCGAAATACACGCTGTTCTGCCAAGGCGCACGCGGGCACCTGGGCCGCCAGCTGAGCGAGAAATTCCAGCTCAACAAGGACGCCGATCCGCAGGTCTATGGCATCGGCATCAAGGAACTCTGGGAAATCGACCCGGCCAAGCACAAGCCCGGCCTCGTGATCCACACGGCCGGCTGGCCGCTCGACACGCAGACCTACGGCGGCTCGTTCCTCTATCACATCGACAACAACCAGGTGATGATCGGCTTCGTCGTGGGCCTCGGCTATACGAACCCGTACCTCTCGCCATTCGAGGAGTTCCAGCGCTACAAGACGCACCCGGCGATCCGCTCCTATCTCGACGGCGGCAAGCGCGTCTCGTACGGCGCGCGCGCGATCACGGCCGGCGGCCTCCTGTCGCTGCCGAAGCTCGTGTTCCCTGGCGGCGCGCTCGTCGGCGACGACGCGGGTTTCCTGAACGCCTCGCGTATCAAGGGCAGCCACGCCGCGATCAAGACCGGCATGCTGGCCGCGGAAGCCGCGTTCGACGCGATACAGGCCGGCCGCCAGGGCGACGAGCTCGCCGCCTACCCGGAGTCGTTCAAGGCCTCGTGGCTGCACGGCGAACTGAACCGCGCACGCAACTTCAAGCAGTGGATGAGCAAGGGCCTGTACCTCGGCACGCTGATGGTGGGCATCGAGCAGAAGGTGTTCGGCGGCAACGTGCCGTGGACGCTGCATCACCAGCACCGCGATCACGAGATGCTCAAGCCGGCGTCGCAGTGCAAGCCGATCGAGTATCCGAAGCCGGACGGCAAGCTGACGTTCGACCGGCTCTCGTCGGTGTTCATCTCGAACACGAACCACGAGGAGAACCAGCCGGCGCACCTGACGCTGAAGGACGCGGGCGTGCCGGTGAATGTGAACCTGCGGACCTACGCGGGGCCGGAAAGCCGCTACTGCCCGGCGGGCGTGTACGAGTTCGTGACGGGCGACGAAGGCGGCGACCGGCTCGTCATCAACGCGCAGAACTGCGTGCACTGCAAGACCTGCGACATCAAGGATCCGACGCAGAACATCGTCTGGGTCACACCCGAGGGCGGCGGCGGGCCGAACTATTCGAATATGTGA